Proteins encoded by one window of Cylindrospermum stagnale PCC 7417:
- a CDS encoding transposase, producing the protein MLVLEAELKGRLSQYNALNEAIWTASFICDQALRYWQDQQGVSNNVLQQLCAILAQEFTWAGKLNSMAPGADADRAGFAIKGFHSNCLAKKLLNIGYPQSEKMGSFRRTQKLWVEAFR; encoded by the coding sequence ATGCTAGTTTTAGAGGCTGAGTTAAAAGGTAGACTAAGTCAGTACAATGCTTTAAATGAAGCGATTTGGACTGCCTCGTTCATCTGCGACCAAGCCTTGAGATACTGGCAGGATCAGCAAGGTGTTAGTAATAACGTCCTGCAACAACTGTGTGCAATATTAGCTCAAGAGTTTACCTGGGCTGGGAAACTAAATTCAATGGCTCCTGGTGCTGATGCTGATAGAGCAGGTTTTGCAATCAAGGGTTTCCATAGCAACTGCCTAGCTAAAAAGCTACTAAATATTGGCTACCCACAATCAGAGAAAATGGGGTCATTCCGTCGAACACAAAAGTTATGGGTGGAAGCTTTCAGATGA
- the hslO gene encoding Hsp33 family molecular chaperone HslO produces MADQLIRATAADSGIRAVGVITTRLTEEARQRHKLSYVATAALGRSMAAGLLMASSMKRVGSRVNVRVKGDGPLGGILVDAGLDGTVRGYVQNPSVELPPNAKGKLDVGGAVGSGYLYVVRDIGYGFPYSSTVELVSGEIGDDVAHYLVNSEQTPSALVLGVFVGAGGVTSAGGLLIQVLPKAARDEALVATLESRVAGLAGFTPLLQAGKTLTEIFGDLLGDMGLHIFPERQMLRFHCGCSFDRVLGALKILGEAELQDMMIKDDGAEATCEFCNSVYQASSDDLAQLIVDLQESSSVSG; encoded by the coding sequence ATGGCGGATCAGTTAATTCGTGCCACGGCGGCCGATAGTGGGATTCGTGCAGTAGGTGTGATCACCACACGCTTAACAGAAGAAGCACGGCAGCGTCACAAGCTTTCCTATGTGGCGACGGCAGCACTTGGTCGGTCTATGGCAGCCGGCTTGTTGATGGCTTCTAGTATGAAGCGAGTGGGGTCTAGGGTCAACGTCCGGGTGAAAGGCGACGGTCCTTTGGGTGGCATACTGGTAGATGCAGGGTTAGATGGCACAGTACGTGGCTATGTACAAAACCCATCTGTGGAACTGCCTCCCAATGCCAAAGGTAAGCTAGACGTTGGCGGTGCAGTAGGTAGCGGCTACCTCTACGTTGTCCGGGATATCGGTTACGGCTTTCCTTACTCTAGTACAGTTGAACTTGTTTCTGGTGAAATTGGCGATGACGTGGCTCATTACCTGGTGAATTCCGAACAAACACCTTCAGCTCTGGTTTTAGGTGTCTTCGTGGGGGCAGGTGGAGTCACATCTGCTGGAGGTTTACTGATACAAGTATTGCCCAAAGCTGCTAGAGATGAAGCTTTAGTTGCAACTCTAGAATCACGGGTAGCTGGTTTGGCGGGATTTACGCCTTTGTTGCAAGCTGGGAAGACTTTGACAGAAATCTTTGGTGATCTACTGGGAGATATGGGGCTGCATATATTTCCGGAACGCCAGATGCTACGCTTCCACTGTGGTTGCTCTTTTGACCGCGTGCTAGGGGCACTTAAGATCTTAGGAGAAGCGGAACTACAAGACATGATGATCAAAGATGATGGTGCTGAGGCAACTTGTGAATTTTGTAACAGTGTTTACCAGGCAAGTAGCGATGATCTAGCTCAACTAATTGTTGATTTGCAAGAGTCATCTTCAGTTTCAGGATAA